The Sulfurospirillum tamanense DNA segment TTAATCCAGAGCGCTACGACTTGACAAAAGTAGGCCGGATGAAGATGAACCATAAGCTCTCCTTGGATGTGCCCGAGTTTGTAACGGTTATGACCAACGAAGACATCATTAGAACCGCTAAATACCTTATTAAAGTCAAAAATGGCCAAGGGCGCATTGATGATCGTGATCACCTTGGGAATCGCCGTATTCGCTCCATTGGTGAATTGCTTGCCAATGAGCTTCACACGGGCCTTGTGAAAATGCAAAAGGCTATTCGCGATAAATTCTCTTCACTCAGTGGTAGCATCGAAGAGCTTATGCCGCACGATTTGGTCAATTCTAAAATGATTACAAGTTCTATTTTGGAATTTTTCACTAGCGGTCAATTATCTCAATTTATGGACCAAACAAACCCCTTGAGCGAAGTGACCCATAAGCGTCGTCTTTCGGCTTTGGGTGAGGGCGGTTTAGTAAAAGAGCGTGCAGGTTTTGAAGTGCGCGACGTGCACCCGACCCACTATGGTCGTATTTGCCCTGTTGAGACGCCTGAGGGGCAAAATATTGGTTTGATTAACACCCTTGCAACGTACGCAAAAGTAAACGATTTGGGTTTTGTTGAAGCCCCTTACCGCAAGGTGGTAGACGGCGTCACAACTAATGAGATTGTTTATATTACGGCTACACAAGAAGAGGGTTTGGTGATTGCACCTGCCTCCACAAAAGTAGATGAAAACAATATGATTCTTGAGGATCTTATTGAAGCAAGAATAGATGGTGAAATCATCCTTGTTGAAAAAAGCCGTGTGAATTTAATTGACCTCAACTCCGCCATGATTACAGGTGTAGCAGCTTCGTTGATTCCATTTTTGGAGCATGATGATGCCAACCGTGCACTGATGGGGTCAAACATGCAACGTCAAGCGGTGCCTTTACTTCAATCTTTTGCTCCAATGGTGGGGACAGGCGTAGAGAAAACTGTATGCCGAGACGCATGGGAAGCTATTAAAGCTAAGCGTGGTGGCTTGATTGAAAAGGTGGACAATCGCAATATCTATATTTTAGGTGAAGATGAAAATGGCGCGTTTATTGACCATTATACGATGGAAAAAAACCTTCGCACCAACCAAAACACAACCTTTTCTCAAAAGCCTATCGTGCGAAAAGGTGAGATTGTCAAGACAGGCCAAGTGCTTGCCGATGGTCCAAACATGGACCAAGGAGAGCTTGCCATCGGTATTAATGCCATGGTGGCCTTCATGCCTTGGAACGGATATAACTTTGAAGACGCGATTGTTATCAGCGAGCGCATGATTCGCAAAGATGCGTTTACGAGCGTGCATACCTATGAAAAAGAGATTGAAGCTAGAGAACTAAAAGATGGCGTAGAGGAAATCACCAAAGACATTCCTAATGTTAAAGAGGAAGATTTGGCGCATTTGGATGATAGCGGGATTGTAAAAATTGGAACCCAAATCAAGCCAGGCATGATTTTGGTCGGCAAGGTATCTCCCAAGGGTGAAGTAAAACCAACACCTGAAGAGCGCCTCTTGCGTGCAATTTTTGGGGAAAAAGCAGGGCATGTTGTTAATAAATCACTGTATGCTACGCCTTCCATGGAAGGTGTGGTGGTAGATGTTAAGATCTTTACCAAAAAAGGCTACGAAAAAGATCCCCGTTCCGTGCGTGCCTATGAAGAGGAAAAAGAAATTCTTGATCGCGAGCACCACGACAAACTTTTGATGCTCGACCGCGAAGAGATGCTTCGTATTAATTCACTCCTTAGTAAAGCTACTTTACAAAGTGATCAGGAAGTCAATAAAAAACCCTATAAAAAAGGGGAGTGCATTGGCAAAGAAGATTTATTACATGTAAACCGATTTGCGCTCAATGTTTTGGTAAAAGCCTTTGCTCCAGAAGTGCAAAGCGATTACGACCACTTGAAGACGTACTTCCAAAATGAAAAGAAAAAGCTCAAAGAAGAACATGATGAGAAGTTAACCATCATCGAAAAAGATGACATTCTTCCAAGTGGAGTGGTGAAGCTAGTAAAAGTTTACATCGCTACAAAACGCAAACTAAAAGTGGGCGATAAAATGGCTGGCCGTCATGGAAATAAAGGTATTGTTTCCAATATTGTCCCTGAGGTGGATATGCCTTATTTGGCTGATGGAGAGTCGGTAGATATTGTTCTTAACCCATTGGGCGTTCCTTCAAGGATGAACATCGGACAGATTCTGGAGGTACACTTAGGACTCATCGGCCGACGTCTTGGTGATCAGATTGCTGAAATATTTGAACATAAGCGCAGTGCGTGGGTAAAAGAGTTGCGTGAAAAAATGATTGAAATTGCTTCAGTTGCAAAATGGATGGATGCACGTAATTTCATTGAGGGGCTCAGCGACGAGAAGTTGATTGAGTATGCAAAAGATTGGAGCAGGGGTGTAAAATTTGCTACTCCTATTTTTGAGGGTGTCAACACGGAAGAATTTGCAAAACTCTTCGAATTGGCCAAAATTAATCTGGATGGCAAGGTTGAATTGTACGATGGCATGACAGGCCACAAGATGCAAGAGCGTGTTAATGTGGGTTACATGTATATGCTTAAACTGCACCACTTGGTTGATGAAAAAGTGCATGCACGTAGCACGGGACCA contains these protein-coding regions:
- the rpoB gene encoding DNA-directed RNA polymerase subunit beta; this encodes MLNSLQSGNRLRVDFAKVPQQIDVPNLLQLQQKSYEHFLNVSRTESESGIEKVFKSIFPIHDPQNRLTLEYVGSEIGKPKYTVRECMERGLTYSVNLKMNIRLILWDKDEKSGEKAGVKDIKEQSIFIREIPMMTDRISFIINGVERVVVNQLHRSPGVIFKEEESATVANKLIYTAQIIPDRGSWLYFEYDAKDTLFVRINKRRKVPITILFRALGYSKQDILKLFYPVLTIQIKENKFLMEFDPDNFVGRVEFDLKDDQGNLILGAGKRLTKKKADKLAEDGVKWIEYPTEILINRFLASPIIDQESGEVLFETLTQLDENKMAKIIEQGCTSVEIANDLASGVDDAIINSFIADTETLKLLRQTEGIEDENDLAAIRIYKVMRPGEPVTKEAAKTFVNDLFFNPERYDLTKVGRMKMNHKLSLDVPEFVTVMTNEDIIRTAKYLIKVKNGQGRIDDRDHLGNRRIRSIGELLANELHTGLVKMQKAIRDKFSSLSGSIEELMPHDLVNSKMITSSILEFFTSGQLSQFMDQTNPLSEVTHKRRLSALGEGGLVKERAGFEVRDVHPTHYGRICPVETPEGQNIGLINTLATYAKVNDLGFVEAPYRKVVDGVTTNEIVYITATQEEGLVIAPASTKVDENNMILEDLIEARIDGEIILVEKSRVNLIDLNSAMITGVAASLIPFLEHDDANRALMGSNMQRQAVPLLQSFAPMVGTGVEKTVCRDAWEAIKAKRGGLIEKVDNRNIYILGEDENGAFIDHYTMEKNLRTNQNTTFSQKPIVRKGEIVKTGQVLADGPNMDQGELAIGINAMVAFMPWNGYNFEDAIVISERMIRKDAFTSVHTYEKEIEARELKDGVEEITKDIPNVKEEDLAHLDDSGIVKIGTQIKPGMILVGKVSPKGEVKPTPEERLLRAIFGEKAGHVVNKSLYATPSMEGVVVDVKIFTKKGYEKDPRSVRAYEEEKEILDREHHDKLLMLDREEMLRINSLLSKATLQSDQEVNKKPYKKGECIGKEDLLHVNRFALNVLVKAFAPEVQSDYDHLKTYFQNEKKKLKEEHDEKLTIIEKDDILPSGVVKLVKVYIATKRKLKVGDKMAGRHGNKGIVSNIVPEVDMPYLADGESVDIVLNPLGVPSRMNIGQILEVHLGLIGRRLGDQIAEIFEHKRSAWVKELREKMIEIASVAKWMDARNFIEGLSDEKLIEYAKDWSRGVKFATPIFEGVNTEEFAKLFELAKINLDGKVELYDGMTGHKMQERVNVGYMYMLKLHHLVDEKVHARSTGPYSLVTQQPVGGKALFGGQRFGEMEVWALEAYGAAHTLREMLTVKSDDVEGRVASYKALTRGENVPQTGIPETFYVLTNELKSLALDVEIYDEVEDDETIRAN